From a single Sander vitreus isolate 19-12246 chromosome 4, sanVit1, whole genome shotgun sequence genomic region:
- the mrpl20 gene encoding large ribosomal subunit protein bL20m, producing the protein MVFLTLSCLIRSRGPDRYWKVQEVLKHARHFRGRKNRCYRLAVKAVRRAFVYATTARRLKKRYMRTLWITRIAAASREHGMKYPALMHNLTKTSVQLNRRVISDLAITEPRTFLSLAKLAQARQQEGFRAALGDGKEPSGVFSRIVLLQ; encoded by the exons ATGGTATTTCTGACGTTGTCTTGTTTGATCAGAAGTCGTGGACCTGACAGATACTGGAAAGTTCAAGAAGTTCTCAAACATGCACGG CACTTCAGAGGCAGAAAGAACCGCTGCTACCGTCTGGCTGTGAAGGCGGTCAGGAGAGCTTTTGTCTACGCCACTACAGCTCGGAGGCTCAAGAAACGTTACATGAGAACC CTCTGGATCACACGCATTGCTGCAGCATCACGAGAGCACGGCATGAAGTATCCCGCCCTTATGCACAACCTCACCAAG ACCAGCGTTCAGCTCAACCGACGTGTGATCAGCGATCTGGCGATCACGGAACCTCGGACATTCCTCTCACTCGCAAAGCTGGCGCAGGCTCGGCAACAGGAAGGCTTCCGTGCAGCGTTGGGTGACGGAAAGGAGCCTTCTGGTGTCTTCTCCCGTATTGTTTTGCTACAGTGA